The Pseudomonas pergaminensis nucleotide sequence CCCGGCGAGTTTCGACAGCCTGGTTCAGACGTATCGCGATGCATTCGTGCAGTACCCACGCTTGAAACTAATGGCACTGACCCACGTCACCCACCGCACCGGGCTGGTCATGCCGGTGGCCGCGATTGCCCAGGCTGCGCGCGAGCACGGCATCGACATAATCCTCGACGGCGCCCATGCCCTGGGCCAGATCGAATTCAACCTGGCCGAATTGGGGATCCAGTTTGCCGGTTTCAACCTGCACAAATGGATTGGCGCCCCGCTGACGTTGGGCTTTCTGTACATCGCCCCGGAACGTCTGGCAGACATTGATCCGGACATGGGAGAGTTCCACTACCCCGCCACCGACGTTCGCGCACGTACGCCCTACAGCACGCCGAATTTTCCGGCACTGATGACCTTGCCCCTAGTGCTTGAAGAACATCTGCAACTGGGCGGCGCGGCGGCCAAGGGCGCGCGAGTGAATTACTTGCGGGACTTGTGGGTCAGCCAGGTACGGGCCCTGCCTGGGATCGAAGTGCTGACGCCGGACGATCCGCGCCTTTATTGCGGAATTACGGCGTTCAAGTTTATAGGGCGCGATCAGCAGGTGATGACGGAGCGTTTGCTCAAGGACTACAACTTGTTCACCACGACGCGCGAAGGAGCGTCGTTTGGTACCTGTATCCGGGTGACGCCGGGGTTGGTGACGTCAGCAACGGATATCAATGCCTTGGTTAAAGCCATTACCGAACTGAACACCCATACCTTGTAGGAGCCCGGCTTGCCGGCGATCAGGCCCGCAAGACTTGCACCTACCTCGATGGCGCCATCGCCGGCAAGCCGGGCTCCTACAGGTTGTAGTGCACTTTTCAGCGGGCAAAAAAAAGCGGTACACCGACCAAGTGCACCGCAAAAATGCCGTTAAGCACAGCAACAACGATTCAGTAAAAGTAGATCAATCCAGCAGTGCCAGCGCCTGCGCAGTGACTTCCTGGATGCGGGCCCAGTCGCCGTTCTTGACCCATTCCGGGTCGAGCATCCAGCTACCGCCCACGCACATCACGTTTTTCAACGCCATGTAGTTTTTGATGTTGGCCGGGCCCACGCCACCGGTCGGGCAGAACTTCACCTCGCCGAACGGGCCGCCGAGGGCCTTGATTGCAGCCACGCCACCGCTGACTTCGGCCGGGAACAGCTTGAAGCGGCGGTAGCCCAGGCCATAGCCTTCCATGATGCCCGAGGCATTGCTGATGCCTGGCAGCAGTGGGATGGGGCTGTGCACCGAGGCTTCCAGCAGGTCGCGGGTAATGCCAGGGGTGACGATAAATTGCGAGCCAGCCACTTCGGCCGCTTCAAGCATGTGGCGGTCGAGCACGGTGCCGGCACCGGTGCACAGTTCAGGCCGTTGCTCGCGCAGTACCTGAATGGCCTTGAGGCCGAACTCGGAACGCAGGGTCACTTCCAATGCGGTCAAACCACCGGCTGCCAGGGCATCGGCCAGCGGCAGGATGTCCTGTTCGCGGGCGATGGTGATCACCGGCAGGATCCGCGCCTTGGCGCAGAGACTGTCGATCAGGGCAACTTTATCCGCCATGGACACGGTCGGTTGAGGGCTTTTCATAGCGGCTGATCCTTGGCTCATGGGCACCAGTAAATCTCTAAAGTAGGTTGCAAAAACGCGCGGATCGGCATGGCAGCAACATCGTCACTGGCCAGCGCGGCGCTCAAGGTGGTCAATTTCGAACTGCCGGAAATCGACAGCACGGTGTAGTTCGCCGTGGCCAGCAATGCGCGACTCATGGTCAGGCGCTGGTGGGGCACGGTCGGCGCCAGCATCGGCCAGCAACGGCGGGTACCGTCGGCCTGCAGGGCCTGGCTCAGGTTCGGACTGTTGGGAAACAGCGATGCGGTGTGGCCGTCATCCCCCATGCCCAGAACCAGCACATCAATGGCTGGCAATTCGGCCAGCAGGCGGTCAGCCTGCTCGGCAGCGTCTTCGAGGTTGGCGGCAGCGCTGTACAGGCTCAAGAACCTGGCCTTGGCCGCCGGGCCTTGCAGCAGGTGCTGCTTCAACAAGCCTGCATTGCTGTCGGCGTGTTCCACCGGCACCCAACGCTCGTCGGCCAGGGTGATGGTGACCTTGGACCAATCCAGGCCCTGCTTGGCCAGGTGCTGGAAAAACGCCACTGGGCTACGGCCACCGGATACCACCAGGGTCGCTTCGCCACGGGCACTGATGGCCGTGCGCAACTGCTCGGCCACGTCATTGGCCAGCCCTTCCGCCAACAGCACCGGGGTGCGGTACTCATGGGGAGTGACGCCCTGGGGCAGTTTCAATTCAGATATCGCCATACCACGACCTCCCATCCCGCGTGATCAGTGCAATCGAGCTCATCGGCCCCCAGGAACCCGCCGCGTACGGCTTGGGCGCATCACCGGATTTTTTCCACCCGGCGATCAACTGGTCACACCACTTCCACGCGGCTTCGATTTCATCTTTGCGAACAAACAGGTTCTGATTGCCGCGCATTACTTCCAACAACAAGCGCTCGTAGGCATCCGGGATCCGGGCGCTGCGATAGGTGTCGGAAAAATTCAGTTGCAGCGGACCGCTGCGCAGTTGCATGCCCTTGTCCAGGCCCTGCTCCTTGGTCATCACGCGCAAGGAAATACCTTCGTCCGGCTGCAGGCGGATGATCAGTTTGTTGCTGATCTGCAGGCGCTGCTCGGGAGCGAAGATGTAGTGGGACGGTTCCTTGAAGTGAATGACGATCTGCGACAGCTTCTGCGGCATGCGCTTGCCGGTGCGCAGGTAGAACGGCACCCCGGCCCAACGCCAGTTACGGATATCGGCACGCAGGGCGACGAAGGTCTCGGTGTCGCTCTGGGTGTTGGAATTTTCTTCCTCCAGGTACCCCGGCACAGGCTTGCCGGCGCTGTAGCCAGCGATGTACTGGCCGCGCACCACTTGGGTGGTCAGGCCGTCCGGGCTGATCGGCGCGAGGGCCTTGAGCACCTTGACCTTCTCGTCGCGGATGCTGTCGGCGGACAGGTCGGCCGGCGGGTCCATGGCGATCAGGCACAGCAGCTGCAGCAAGTGGTTCTGGATCATGTCGCGCAGCTGGCCGGCCTTGTCGAAATAGCCCCAACGGCCTTCGATACCGACCTGCTCGGCCACGGTGATTTCCACGTGGGAGATGTAGTTCTGGTTCCACTGGGTTTCGAACAGGCTGTTGGCGAAACGCAGGGCGATCAGGTTCTGGACGGTCTCTTTACCCAGGTAGTGGTCGATGCGGTAGGTGCGGTTCTCCGGAAAGAACTGCGCCACGGCGTCGTTGACCTTGCGCGAGGACTCCAGGTCCGAACCGATGGGCTTTTCCAGCACCACGCGGGTATTTTCTGCCAGGCCGACCTTGGACAGGTTCTCGCAAATCGCGCCGTACACCGCCGCCGGGGTGGCGAAGTAGGCGATCAAGCGTTGTTCGGTGCCGGCGATTTCCGCCAGGGCCACGTAGTCATCGGCTTTCATGAAGTCGACGTGAACATAGGTCAGCCGCGCCAGGAAACGCTGGGCGATGGTTTCGTCCAGTTCCTTGCCGACGTATTTACGCAATTCTTTTTCAATGTGCGCCAGGTGCTGTTGCTCGGAACCGGCTTCACGGGCCAGGGCCAGGATGCGCGTGTCGTCGTGCAGGAGCGCGGCGCCATCGAGTTGATAGAGGGCAGGAAATAACTTGCGCAGCGCCAGATCACCCAAGGCGCCAAACAGGGCAAAGGTGCAGGGTTCTACGGTTATCGAAGGCATGATGTTTGTTCTTTTATCAAGTTAAGCTACAAATACCTTTTTTCAAGGCATCACTCAAGGAAAAATGTAGTAATAACCACAACATTTTCCCGAAATACGCATTCCGAGTGGTGGTGTTCAGCTACCCTCAGTAGGATAGGCCACCGCAAAAGACCACTCATCGATTGGTTGCCACCTTTTATTTGCATCGTCGCCCGAAGGAAAGACTGAATGGACCGCGTGCGAAATCTTCTGGAACAGATCCGGAACCGCCTCGAAGAATTGAACAAGGCCGAGAAAAAAGTCGCCGAGGTCATCCTGCTCAACCCGCAGCAGGCGACCCGCTTCTCTATCGCCGCCCTGGCCCAGGCCGCCTCGGTCAGTGAACCGACGGTCAACCGTTTTTGCCGTTCGTTCGGTGTCAGCGGTTACCCTGAACTGAAATTGCAGCTGGCGCAAAGCCTGGCCAGTGGCGCGGCATATGTCAGCCGCGCCGTGGAGGCCGATGATAACCCTGAGGCCTACACCCAGAAGATCTTTGGCAGTGCCATCGCGTCCCTCGACAGCGCCTGCCAGGCCCTGGACCCGAACTTGATCAGCAAGGCCGTGGACCTGTTGATCCAAGCGCGGCAGATCCACTTCTTTGGCCTCGGTGCTTCGGCCCCGGTGGCAATGGATGCGCTGCACAAATTCTTCCGCTTCAACCTGGCGGTGACCGCGCACGCGGACGTGCTGATGCAACGCATGATCGCCTCGGTGGCGCACACCGGTGAACTGTTCGTGATTATTTCCTACACCGGGCGTACCCGTGAATTGGTGGAAGTGGCGCGTATCGCGCGGGAGAACGGCGCTTCAGTGCTGGGCGTGACTGCCGAGAACTCGCCGCTGGCCAAGGCCAGTACCGTGAGCCTGAATATTCCGCTGCCGGAAGACACCGATATCTACATGCCGATGACCTCGCGGATTATCCAACTGACGGTGCTGGATGTGCTGGCAACCGGCATGACCCTGCGGCGCGGGGTGGATTTCCAGCCGCATCTGCGCAAGATCAAAGAGAGCTTGAATGACAGCCGGTATCCGGTGGGGGATGAGTTCAACTAAGCCTGCAACACCACTGCCGGTGAGAGGGAGTTTGTATGTGGTGAGCGGGCTTGCCCCGCGCTGGGTGGCGAAGCCGCCCTGAAAAACGGGCCCCTCGGTACATCAGGTACATACACAGCGCCTGTAATGGGGCTGCTTCGCAGCCCAGCGCGGGGCAAGCCCGCTCACCACAACAAGCCCGCCCACAACAACCGCAATGCCACGCTAAACCCCCGCTCTTGCCTGCAGACTGAGATGCGCCCTCTCCCCCGGCGCCAGGCTCGCCCCCGCCATCGCCGACTCCACACACACAAACCCCGACGCCTCGTTGAAGCTCACGCCCAACAGCGGCCGGCTGCCTGGGTGCCACACCACTGTGTCGGCGCTGTCGCCGGTGTCGATGCACAGTTCACGCTGCCAGGCGTGGTCCTTGAGCTGCAATTCACCCTCGTGCTGGAACACCC carries:
- a CDS encoding aminotransferase class V-fold PLP-dependent enzyme; the protein is MPRNADNELHWYTVAQRYALEPGPINLENGYFGRMSQAVQAQYLEHVAFINRSNSLHVRQQFERGENDAIRCQLAGLIDADPAAVAFTRNATEALQSLIRNYNRLQPGDQVLISDLEYDTVKGAMRWLAGYRGVEVIELSHTHPASFDSLVQTYRDAFVQYPRLKLMALTHVTHRTGLVMPVAAIAQAAREHGIDIILDGAHALGQIEFNLAELGIQFAGFNLHKWIGAPLTLGFLYIAPERLADIDPDMGEFHYPATDVRARTPYSTPNFPALMTLPLVLEEHLQLGGAAAKGARVNYLRDLWVSQVRALPGIEVLTPDDPRLYCGITAFKFIGRDQQVMTERLLKDYNLFTTTREGASFGTCIRVTPGLVTSATDINALVKAITELNTHTL
- a CDS encoding bifunctional 4-hydroxy-2-oxoglutarate aldolase/2-dehydro-3-deoxy-phosphogluconate aldolase is translated as MKSPQPTVSMADKVALIDSLCAKARILPVITIAREQDILPLADALAAGGLTALEVTLRSEFGLKAIQVLREQRPELCTGAGTVLDRHMLEAAEVAGSQFIVTPGITRDLLEASVHSPIPLLPGISNASGIMEGYGLGYRRFKLFPAEVSGGVAAIKALGGPFGEVKFCPTGGVGPANIKNYMALKNVMCVGGSWMLDPEWVKNGDWARIQEVTAQALALLD
- the pgl gene encoding 6-phosphogluconolactonase; translation: MAISELKLPQGVTPHEYRTPVLLAEGLANDVAEQLRTAISARGEATLVVSGGRSPVAFFQHLAKQGLDWSKVTITLADERWVPVEHADSNAGLLKQHLLQGPAAKARFLSLYSAAANLEDAAEQADRLLAELPAIDVLVLGMGDDGHTASLFPNSPNLSQALQADGTRRCWPMLAPTVPHQRLTMSRALLATANYTVLSISGSSKLTTLSAALASDDVAAMPIRAFLQPTLEIYWCP
- the zwf gene encoding glucose-6-phosphate dehydrogenase → MPSITVEPCTFALFGALGDLALRKLFPALYQLDGAALLHDDTRILALAREAGSEQQHLAHIEKELRKYVGKELDETIAQRFLARLTYVHVDFMKADDYVALAEIAGTEQRLIAYFATPAAVYGAICENLSKVGLAENTRVVLEKPIGSDLESSRKVNDAVAQFFPENRTYRIDHYLGKETVQNLIALRFANSLFETQWNQNYISHVEITVAEQVGIEGRWGYFDKAGQLRDMIQNHLLQLLCLIAMDPPADLSADSIRDEKVKVLKALAPISPDGLTTQVVRGQYIAGYSAGKPVPGYLEEENSNTQSDTETFVALRADIRNWRWAGVPFYLRTGKRMPQKLSQIVIHFKEPSHYIFAPEQRLQISNKLIIRLQPDEGISLRVMTKEQGLDKGMQLRSGPLQLNFSDTYRSARIPDAYERLLLEVMRGNQNLFVRKDEIEAAWKWCDQLIAGWKKSGDAPKPYAAGSWGPMSSIALITRDGRSWYGDI
- a CDS encoding MurR/RpiR family transcriptional regulator yields the protein MRNLLEQIRNRLEELNKAEKKVAEVILLNPQQATRFSIAALAQAASVSEPTVNRFCRSFGVSGYPELKLQLAQSLASGAAYVSRAVEADDNPEAYTQKIFGSAIASLDSACQALDPNLISKAVDLLIQARQIHFFGLGASAPVAMDALHKFFRFNLAVTAHADVLMQRMIASVAHTGELFVIISYTGRTRELVEVARIARENGASVLGVTAENSPLAKASTVSLNIPLPEDTDIYMPMTSRIIQLTVLDVLATGMTLRRGVDFQPHLRKIKESLNDSRYPVGDEFN